A genomic window from Purpureocillium takamizusanense chromosome 2, complete sequence includes:
- a CDS encoding uncharacterized protein (EggNog:ENOG503P6T8~SECRETED:SignalP(1-23~SECRETED:cutsite=FSA-YE~SECRETED:prob=0.5507)) — protein MSRAKPAICIFLLFALFAGIFSAYEYDEDFRPCDEDKCFVEIHSHVPQCWVQGENQNIHYMNPMDGGFHSIPNGCWRSNLFGGDGYLVAYPSTGGVVFLRNPLAVDLQYLGLPNTHDTSRSPDEDDGLATRMVQLGAQWWPNWDLYFRHSRRVDDGIFYDYHFPSEVHVAFPTTGGAWVANFTRDALRHKYEDKVCQSWLPHAPDLWRVKMRYALTMNDKAEMMKDMGVTFYGSIDEVPGLGKTVDEAITLFEPFRERLKNMEDGGYRGRFCTNYKDEDHENKDAANEKLEKPRWGIGWLFNELR, from the coding sequence ATGAGTCGAGCAAAGCCAGCAATTTGCATTTTCCTGTTATTCGCCCTTTTCGCTGGTATCTTCAGCGCATATGAATATGACGAAGACTTCCGTCCCTGTGACGAAGACAAATGCTTCGTTGAAATCCATTCACATGTCCCACAATGCTGGGTGCAAGGCGAGAACCAGAATATTCACTACATGAATCCCATGGACGGCGGCTTTCACAGTATCCCGAACGGGTGTTGGAGATCCAACCTattcggcggcgacggataCCTTGTCGCGTATCCCTCAACAGGCGGCGTCGTGTTCCTCAGGAACCCGTTGGCCGTGGACCTTCAATACCTCGGACTACCGAACACGCACGATACCTCGCGGTCGCCGGATGAAGACGATGGGCTCGCCACTCGCATGGTCCAGCTTGGCGCGCAGTGGTGGCCGAATTGGGATCTATACTTTCGGCACTCGCGCAGAGTCGATGACGGAATTTTTTATGACTATCATTTTCCTTCGGAAGTACACGTCGCCTTCCCGACGACAGGCGGTGCGTGGGTAGCAAATTTCACGCGAGATGCACTACGGCATAAATATGAAGACAAAGTCTGTCAGTCTTGGCTTCCACATGCACCAGATTTGTGGCGTGTCAAGATGCGATACGCTTTGACTATGAACGACAAGGCCGAAATGATGAAGGATATGGGCGTTACGTTTTACGGCTCTATCGATGAGGTTCCTGGCCTCGGAAAGACTGTAGATGAGGCTATTACCTTGTTTGAGCCGTTTCGGGAGCGATTGAAGAACATGGAGGATGGTGGCTATAGAGGGCGATTTTGTACGAATTACAAAGATGAGGATCACGAGAATAAGGACGCGGCAAATGAGAAGCTTGAAAAGCCAAGATGGGGAATAGGGTGGCTCTTTAATGAATTGCGTTAA
- the ANKDD1A gene encoding DNA-directed DNA polymerase (EggNog:ENOG50KOG4177~COG:I) — MKVILDRKGDEVTITEDIVKAAFGNQRSGVEIMKIVLGWKGPQLIITDDHSEFGI, encoded by the coding sequence ATGAAGGTCATTCTCGACCGGAAGGGAGACGAGGTCACGATCACGGAAGACATTGTCAAAGCCGCGTTTGGGAACCAGCGGAGCGGGGTCGAGATAATGAAGATCGTTTTAGGCTGGAAGGGGCCTCAGCTTATCATTACGGACGACCATAGTGAATTCGGCATCTGA